In Wolinella succinogenes DSM 1740, a single genomic region encodes these proteins:
- the nikA gene encoding nickel ABC transporter substrate-binding protein translates to MKKVGLSSIAATLLGASMLFFSACSGDKPASKEEAKSEAKVESPKVLTFANFRDIRDLNPHLYAGELYAQNMLFESLVHIDSEGKITPWLAQSWKISEDGKTYTFKLREDVFFSDGEKFNAVAAKANFDAILANAPRHTWLESVRLMEAIDKAGGKSVEATSEYELTIRLDAPYYPFLVELGVIRPFRFVSPKAFINGGTKEGVSALSGTGAYILKENHKDQYAIFEANPKYWGEKPQTKQVVVKVIPDNQTRVMALEKGEVDLLFGTNMIDAEAYNRFSKMKGFGAAMSAPTSTRMLLINTADSVMGDLAIRKAIQHATNKETISKAIFSGIESPADLTLAPSVPYANLGLTPYEYNLAKAEAILEESGWKKVEGKKYREKEGKELAITLHYNSNNVVDKTIAEFVQGEWSKIGVNLKITGEEEQANRDRMKAGQFQIVFNISWGTPYDPQSFLAGMRKPVYGDYFAQLGIADKAAIDQSILEALESTSEEKRQEHYRFVLTRLHDEAVYLPLTYERNRAIFNEKVKNVGFGVSKYEVPFERMTLQ, encoded by the coding sequence ATGAAAAAAGTAGGTCTATCCTCTATTGCCGCAACGCTCTTAGGCGCGAGTATGCTATTTTTTAGCGCTTGCTCAGGTGATAAGCCCGCCTCCAAAGAAGAGGCAAAAAGTGAAGCAAAAGTCGAATCTCCCAAGGTTTTGACTTTTGCCAACTTCCGCGACATTCGCGATCTCAATCCACACCTCTACGCAGGGGAGCTTTATGCGCAAAATATGCTTTTTGAGTCCTTGGTTCATATTGATAGCGAGGGGAAGATCACTCCTTGGCTCGCCCAATCTTGGAAAATTTCCGAAGATGGCAAAACCTACACCTTTAAGTTGCGCGAAGATGTCTTCTTTTCTGATGGAGAGAAGTTCAACGCAGTAGCGGCTAAGGCCAACTTTGATGCGATTTTGGCCAACGCTCCTAGGCACACATGGCTAGAATCGGTGCGCCTTATGGAGGCAATCGATAAGGCGGGAGGAAAGTCGGTCGAAGCCACGAGCGAGTATGAGCTTACGATTCGTCTTGATGCCCCCTACTACCCCTTTTTGGTGGAGCTTGGGGTGATTCGCCCTTTCCGATTCGTCTCTCCTAAGGCCTTTATCAATGGAGGCACCAAAGAAGGTGTAAGCGCACTAAGCGGCACAGGTGCTTATATTCTCAAAGAAAATCATAAAGATCAATACGCCATCTTTGAGGCCAATCCTAAATATTGGGGTGAAAAACCTCAAACCAAGCAGGTGGTCGTGAAGGTGATTCCCGACAACCAAACTCGCGTCATGGCGCTAGAGAAGGGTGAAGTCGATCTTCTTTTTGGAACCAATATGATTGATGCGGAGGCCTATAATCGATTCTCCAAGATGAAAGGCTTTGGAGCGGCTATGTCTGCGCCGACCTCCACTCGAATGCTGCTTATCAATACGGCCGATTCTGTGATGGGTGATTTGGCGATTCGAAAGGCGATCCAGCACGCGACCAACAAAGAGACCATCTCCAAGGCGATCTTCTCAGGGATTGAAAGTCCTGCGGACTTGACGCTTGCCCCTAGCGTTCCCTACGCCAACCTTGGACTCACCCCTTATGAGTACAATCTAGCCAAGGCAGAGGCTATTCTTGAAGAATCAGGATGGAAAAAGGTCGAAGGTAAAAAGTACCGAGAAAAAGAGGGCAAAGAGCTAGCTATCACTCTTCACTACAATAGCAACAATGTGGTTGATAAGACGATTGCTGAGTTTGTTCAGGGCGAGTGGAGCAAAATCGGGGTGAATCTAAAAATCACAGGCGAAGAGGAGCAGGCCAATCGGGACCGAATGAAGGCGGGGCAGTTTCAGATCGTCTTTAACATCTCTTGGGGAACCCCCTATGATCCCCAATCTTTCCTTGCAGGGATGAGAAAGCCAGTCTATGGAGACTATTTTGCTCAGCTTGGAATCGCCGATAAAGCAGCGATTGACCAGAGCATTCTTGAGGCCTTAGAGAGCACGAGCGAAGAGAAGCGCCAAGAGCACTATCGATTTGTTTTGACACGCTTGCATGATGAGGCGGTCTATCTGCCTTTGACCTATGAGCGAAACCGTGCGATTTTCAATGAGAAAGTGAAAAATGTCGGTTTTGGGGTCTCTAAGTATGAGGTTCCATTTGAGCGCATGACGCTTCAATAG
- the nikB gene encoding nickel ABC transporter permease subunit NikB, giving the protein MRNYIIRRLLLVFPMVLAISFVAFILISFIPSDPAEVALRVNEIVPTPQAIADMRESLGLNDPLWVRYFHWLQNCLHLDFGHSYINIDRTVYDEIARSLPVTLKLAAFAFVIVVAVSFPLGILCAVYRDSLFDKSMRVFIFIFTAIPNYWLALLLMWGLAVYLNLLPTNGASTWKHYILPAVTLSMTYVSTYIRLIRNSMLDNMQENYIFYARVRGIKERWVILRHLLPNSIQSTTTALGMSVVQLIAGTFVIENIFSLPGIGRLCITAIFNRDYPIIQAYILMMGLLFVFCNLLIDIFQALMDPRQRRGVK; this is encoded by the coding sequence ATGAGAAACTATATTATTCGGCGACTGTTGTTAGTTTTTCCCATGGTGTTGGCCATTTCGTTTGTGGCTTTTATTTTGATTAGCTTCATCCCTTCCGATCCCGCGGAGGTGGCTTTGAGGGTGAATGAGATTGTCCCCACTCCTCAGGCAATTGCTGATATGCGCGAAAGCTTGGGGTTGAATGATCCTCTTTGGGTGCGCTATTTTCATTGGCTTCAGAACTGCCTCCATCTTGACTTTGGGCACTCCTATATCAATATTGATCGCACCGTCTATGACGAGATCGCCCGCAGCCTTCCTGTCACGCTCAAGCTTGCCGCTTTTGCCTTTGTGATTGTGGTGGCAGTGAGCTTCCCTTTGGGAATCTTATGCGCGGTCTATCGTGATTCTCTTTTTGATAAGAGCATGAGAGTTTTTATTTTTATTTTCACGGCGATTCCCAATTATTGGCTTGCGCTACTTTTGATGTGGGGCTTGGCGGTCTATCTCAATCTCCTTCCTACTAATGGTGCTAGCACATGGAAGCACTACATCCTCCCCGCGGTGACGCTTAGTATGACCTATGTTTCGACCTATATTCGACTCATTCGTAACAGTATGCTCGACAATATGCAAGAGAACTACATCTTTTATGCACGCGTGAGGGGAATCAAAGAGCGATGGGTGATTCTTAGGCATCTACTTCCCAACTCCATCCAGTCCACTACCACAGCCCTTGGAATGAGTGTGGTTCAGCTCATCGCAGGGACTTTTGTGATCGAAAATATCTTTTCGCTTCCAGGGATTGGCCGACTCTGCATTACGGCGATTTTTAATCGCGACTATCCCATTATTCAGGCTTATATCCTCATGATGGGTCTGCTCTTTGTCTTTTGCAATCTTTTGATTGATATTTTCCAAGCGCTCATGGATCCGCGCCAAAGAAGAGGAGTGAAATAG
- the nikC gene encoding nickel ABC transporter permease subunit NikC yields MVSFIRQDKLGAMALAILLVVFIMGIFASFFALHDPLEQNILMKFAGVSMEYPFGTDHLGRCIYSRMVFGIQNTVFLALLTMVCAIVIGVLVGIVAGYYGGVVDEVIMRFCDVMLSFPSQVMILAIVGIMGVGIENIIIANILIKWTWYARMIRGIVVSYAHKNYVLYAKTIGKSDSFIISRHLVPSITSEIIILGTLDIGWVIINISTLSFLGLGIQPPFPEWGAMLGEAKNTLITQPAQMIAPGMAILTVVACFNILGDSLRDILDPKRHNR; encoded by the coding sequence GTGGTCAGCTTTATAAGACAAGATAAGCTTGGGGCAATGGCTCTAGCGATTTTACTCGTGGTGTTTATCATGGGAATCTTTGCTTCTTTTTTCGCGCTTCATGATCCGCTGGAACAAAATATTTTGATGAAATTTGCGGGTGTATCGATGGAGTATCCCTTTGGAACAGACCATTTGGGGCGTTGCATCTATTCGCGGATGGTGTTTGGGATCCAAAACACTGTCTTTTTGGCGCTTTTGACCATGGTCTGTGCGATTGTTATCGGAGTTTTAGTCGGAATCGTGGCAGGCTATTATGGGGGAGTGGTGGATGAAGTGATCATGCGTTTTTGTGATGTGATGCTCTCTTTCCCCAGCCAAGTGATGATTCTTGCAATCGTAGGGATCATGGGGGTGGGAATTGAGAATATCATTATTGCCAACATCCTCATCAAGTGGACATGGTATGCGAGGATGATTCGTGGAATCGTGGTCTCTTATGCGCACAAAAATTATGTGCTCTATGCCAAGACGATTGGCAAGAGCGACTCTTTTATCATCTCTCGTCACCTTGTCCCCAGCATCACCTCTGAGATTATTATCCTTGGGACGCTTGATATAGGGTGGGTCATCATCAACATCTCCACGCTCTCCTTTTTGGGGCTTGGCATCCAGCCTCCTTTCCCTGAGTGGGGGGCGATGCTTGGAGAGGCAAAAAACACGCTCATTACTCAGCCAGCCCAAATGATTGCCCCTGGAATGGCGATCTTGACCGTGGTGGCGTGCTTTAACATCTTGGGCGACTCGCTTCGAGACATTCTAGACCCTAAAAGGCATAATCGATGA
- the nikD gene encoding nickel import ATP-binding protein NikD gives MILEVKNLCVDAFTHSRRRFPLVQGVSFSLKENHCIGILGESGSGKSLTCKAILGLLGEDFEVRGEVRFKGRNLLELPREERERIRQRELCMVIQSPMTAFNPLFSMKNQMLETLMLALSLETKKATKLILEAFEKVNLREGEEILEKYPHQLSGGMLQRIMIALCIALSPAVIIADEPTTAIDVANQVEVLKEFRRIRELFGTSMIFISHDLSVLSQIADELLVMCQGEVIERGTPKEIIVNPTHKTSQELIGRRLQLIKIFQECLGERPCF, from the coding sequence ATGATTTTAGAAGTGAAAAACCTCTGCGTGGACGCCTTCACCCATTCACGGCGGCGATTTCCTTTGGTGCAAGGAGTCTCTTTTTCACTCAAGGAGAATCACTGCATTGGAATCTTGGGCGAATCAGGCAGTGGAAAAAGCCTCACTTGCAAGGCGATTTTAGGACTTTTGGGTGAAGATTTTGAGGTGAGGGGGGAGGTGCGCTTTAAAGGGCGAAATCTCTTGGAGCTCCCCAGAGAGGAGCGAGAGAGGATTCGTCAACGAGAGCTTTGCATGGTGATCCAAAGCCCTATGACTGCCTTTAATCCGCTTTTTAGCATGAAAAATCAGATGCTTGAGACGCTCATGCTCGCCCTCTCTTTGGAGACCAAGAAGGCCACGAAGCTGATCTTGGAGGCCTTTGAAAAGGTCAATTTGCGCGAGGGCGAGGAGATTTTAGAGAAGTATCCTCACCAGCTAAGCGGAGGGATGCTGCAGAGAATCATGATTGCTCTATGCATCGCGCTGAGTCCTGCAGTGATCATTGCTGATGAGCCCACCACTGCGATTGATGTAGCCAATCAGGTGGAAGTGCTCAAAGAGTTTCGCCGAATTAGAGAGCTTTTTGGCACCTCGATGATCTTCATATCGCATGATCTAAGCGTGCTGAGCCAGATTGCTGATGAGCTTTTAGTGATGTGCCAGGGCGAGGTGATTGAGCGAGGAACCCCTAAAGAGATCATTGTCAATCCGACCCACAAAACAAGCCAAGAGTTGATTGGGCGGCGTTTGCAACTGATCAAAATCTTTCAAGAGTGTTTAGGAGAGCGTCCATGCTTTTAG
- a CDS encoding ABC transporter ATP-binding protein, giving the protein MLLELQEIHKSYKGGSGIFKNEMKPILKGVSLALREGECLGIVGESGSGKSTLGRIALGLEEADSGRVLFEGRRHDRASHQAISVVFQDYTSSVNPRFRVVEILSEGIRSTMRSSKERREYAKNLLEEVGLCEGILDRFPHQLSGGQLQRVCIARAISTKPRFILLDEAVSSLDVSVQVQVLELLKNLKEKYNLAYLFITHDLMSATFLCDRLLFFQEGRIAETLEDIRELGKIQNPYSRSLLEAVKALEVPHFC; this is encoded by the coding sequence ATGCTTTTAGAGTTGCAAGAGATTCACAAGAGCTACAAAGGGGGCTCTGGTATCTTTAAAAATGAGATGAAGCCCATCCTTAAAGGAGTTTCTCTCGCCCTCCGCGAAGGAGAGTGCCTAGGAATTGTTGGCGAATCAGGGAGTGGAAAAAGCACTCTAGGGAGAATTGCTCTAGGGCTTGAGGAGGCTGATAGCGGGAGGGTTCTCTTTGAGGGGAGGAGGCATGACAGGGCTAGCCATCAGGCCATCAGCGTGGTTTTTCAAGACTACACCAGCTCGGTCAATCCTCGCTTCAGGGTGGTTGAGATTTTATCAGAGGGGATTAGATCAACGATGAGATCCTCCAAGGAGCGGCGTGAGTACGCCAAGAACCTGCTAGAAGAGGTGGGGCTATGTGAGGGGATATTGGATCGATTTCCTCATCAGCTAAGTGGCGGACAGCTTCAGCGAGTCTGTATCGCTAGGGCGATCTCAACCAAACCCCGTTTTATTTTGCTGGATGAGGCGGTGAGCTCCTTGGATGTTTCGGTGCAGGTGCAGGTGCTAGAACTCCTCAAAAATCTCAAAGAGAAGTATAATCTCGCCTATCTTTTTATCACTCATGATCTCATGAGTGCCACTTTTTTGTGTGATCGACTGCTCTTTTTTCAAGAGGGGAGAATCGCAGAGACACTGGAAGATATTCGGGAATTGGGCAAGATCCAAAACCCCTATTCTCGATCGCTTCTTGAAGCGGTCAAGGCGCTTGAAGTCCCCCATTTTTGCTAA
- a CDS encoding MATE family efflux transporter yields the protein MAIGYREYLSVALPFVVSTLTQPLLGAVDTAVVGRLGDASYIGGVAIGTVIFNTLYWLFGFLRVGTSGFSAQSLGAGVAKEQYFAYFRPASVALLIGLVFLVLQKPILSGAFWIYQPKEAVITSAQTYFEILIWGAPLVLLGYVNLGWIMGQRLIKETLWLQISTNLINIALDVIFVFVFEWGVAGVAYATLIAQSYAFALGLWLIGQRIPLKDLLVYGEELWDRESLRRLMSVNLDLMIRTICLLTMTNIFVAQGSRFGTEVLAANAILFQIQYLFSYFFDGVANASSVFAGRALGAKNVKDYDEVVKISNQAIGVLSLFLAFLILVGGELMITFFTELSDVREIASAHKLWLAIFPFVGGIGLVYYGIFTGATFTRPVRNSMIGALACFGVAYSLAVPLWGNHGLWLAFIVFSFCRSLFLYGAHRELRMRCLR from the coding sequence TTGGCGATAGGTTATAGAGAATATTTGAGCGTGGCGCTTCCCTTTGTGGTTTCCACGCTCACCCAGCCTCTTTTAGGGGCGGTGGATACGGCGGTGGTCGGGCGGCTTGGTGATGCCTCTTATATTGGAGGGGTCGCGATAGGGACGGTGATTTTTAATACCCTTTATTGGCTTTTTGGCTTTTTGCGCGTGGGGACTTCTGGATTCTCGGCACAATCATTAGGGGCAGGGGTCGCCAAAGAGCAATATTTTGCCTATTTTAGACCCGCAAGCGTGGCACTTTTGATCGGGTTGGTTTTTTTAGTATTGCAAAAGCCTATTTTATCGGGGGCCTTTTGGATTTATCAGCCCAAAGAGGCTGTCATCACGAGTGCTCAGACCTACTTTGAGATATTGATTTGGGGAGCGCCTTTGGTGCTTTTGGGTTATGTCAATCTAGGCTGGATCATGGGGCAGCGCCTCATCAAGGAGACGCTTTGGCTGCAGATTTCCACCAATCTTATCAATATTGCACTGGATGTGATTTTTGTCTTTGTTTTTGAGTGGGGAGTGGCGGGAGTGGCTTATGCGACTCTCATCGCCCAATCTTACGCATTTGCTTTGGGACTTTGGCTTATTGGGCAGAGAATCCCTTTAAAGGATCTCTTGGTTTACGGAGAGGAGCTATGGGATAGGGAATCGCTTCGCCGTCTTATGAGCGTCAATCTCGATTTGATGATTCGCACAATCTGCCTATTGACTATGACCAATATTTTTGTGGCGCAGGGGAGCCGCTTTGGCACAGAGGTGCTAGCGGCCAATGCGATTTTATTTCAGATCCAATACCTTTTCTCCTATTTTTTTGATGGAGTGGCTAATGCTTCTAGTGTCTTTGCGGGGAGGGCTTTGGGGGCAAAAAATGTCAAAGATTATGATGAAGTGGTCAAAATCTCCAATCAAGCCATTGGGGTGTTGAGCCTCTTTTTGGCCTTTTTGATTCTTGTGGGGGGCGAGCTGATGATCACGTTTTTCACGGAGCTCTCAGATGTGCGAGAGATCGCCTCAGCCCATAAACTGTGGTTAGCGATCTTCCCTTTTGTGGGAGGAATCGGGCTAGTCTATTATGGAATCTTTACAGGGGCGACCTTCACGCGCCCTGTTAGGAACTCCATGATTGGAGCATTGGCGTGCTTTGGAGTGGCGTATAGTCTCGCTGTACCCCTTTGGGGGAATCACGGGCTTTGGCTGGCCTTCATTGTTTTTAGTTTTTGCCGAAGCCTCTTCCTCTATGGGGCGCATCGAGAGCTTAGGATGCGCTGCTTAAGATAG